One window of Desulfarculus baarsii DSM 2075 genomic DNA carries:
- a CDS encoding RNA polymerase sigma factor, with amino-acid sequence MNAPLARASDEELIRAMASGQTQALDEFVGRYQARLTGFAQRYLNDWAAAEDLAQETLLRVWQAAPRFEPRAKVSTWVFGVAYRLALNEFRRRGRLARLQGRLAELLAGQRDESPLERLQAGQRLERLNAELARLPQRQRAALLLRVDQGLSYAQIAQVMELTTAAVESLIHRARQRLRRRLGQEQA; translated from the coding sequence GTGAACGCGCCCCTGGCCCGGGCCAGCGACGAAGAATTGATCCGGGCCATGGCCAGCGGCCAGACCCAGGCCCTGGACGAGTTTGTCGGGCGCTATCAGGCCCGGCTGACCGGCTTTGCCCAGCGCTATCTGAACGACTGGGCCGCCGCCGAGGATCTGGCCCAGGAGACGCTGCTGCGCGTCTGGCAGGCCGCGCCCCGTTTCGAGCCCAGGGCCAAGGTCTCGACGTGGGTCTTTGGCGTGGCCTATCGCCTGGCGCTAAACGAATTTCGCCGGCGGGGCCGCCTGGCCCGTCTGCAAGGCCGCCTGGCCGAGCTGCTCGCCGGCCAGCGGGATGAATCGCCCCTGGAGCGCTTGCAGGCCGGCCAACGGCTGGAGCGTCTCAACGCCGAGTTGGCCCGCCTGCCCCAGCGCCAGCGGGCGGCCCTGCTGCTGCGCGTCGATCAGGGCCTGAGCTACGCCCAGATCGCCCAAGTCATGGAGCTGACCACGGCGGCGGTGGAGTCGTTGATCCACCGGGCCCGCCAAAGGCTCAGGCGACGCCTGGGCCAGGAGCAAGCGTGA
- a CDS encoding sulfite exporter TauE/SafE family protein has product MLFPVSGVECPLWLPPLVAFVLSFFTSMGGVSGAFLILPFQMSFLGFTSPAVSPTNLVYNVVAIPSGVYRYLREGRMVWPLTWIVVSGTLPGVVAGGFIRLHWLPDAKPFKVFVGCVLLYIGLRLAKDVFASRRTAKAAGGAANAATTSDFKVRVKHFSWRRLTYEFAGQDYTCGVPGIFALSLAVGLVGGVYGIGGGAIVAPFFVAIYGLPVHTVAGAALMGTFITSVAGVAFYQLVAPLYGQMAVAPDWLLGALFGLGGFCGMYLGARAQRFVPAVWIKLMLTGLLLYVATRYIVGYFL; this is encoded by the coding sequence ATGTTGTTTCCGGTTTCCGGCGTGGAGTGTCCGCTGTGGCTGCCGCCGTTGGTGGCCTTCGTGCTTTCGTTTTTCACCTCCATGGGCGGCGTCTCGGGCGCGTTTCTGATTCTGCCGTTCCAGATGAGCTTTTTGGGCTTCACCTCGCCGGCGGTCAGCCCCACCAACCTGGTCTACAACGTGGTGGCCATCCCCAGCGGGGTCTATCGCTACCTGCGCGAGGGCCGCATGGTCTGGCCGCTGACCTGGATCGTGGTCAGCGGGACGCTGCCTGGCGTGGTGGCCGGCGGTTTCATCCGCCTGCACTGGCTGCCCGACGCCAAGCCGTTCAAGGTGTTCGTGGGCTGCGTGCTGCTCTACATCGGCCTGCGCCTGGCCAAGGACGTTTTCGCCTCGCGCCGAACGGCCAAGGCGGCGGGCGGCGCGGCCAACGCCGCCACGACCAGCGACTTCAAGGTGCGCGTCAAGCATTTTTCCTGGCGGCGGCTGACCTACGAGTTCGCGGGCCAGGATTATACGTGCGGCGTGCCGGGCATTTTCGCGCTATCGTTGGCCGTGGGCCTGGTGGGCGGGGTCTACGGCATTGGCGGCGGGGCCATTGTCGCGCCGTTTTTCGTGGCCATCTACGGCCTGCCGGTGCACACGGTGGCCGGCGCGGCGCTGATGGGCACCTTCATCACCTCGGTGGCCGGGGTGGCGTTTTATCAACTGGTGGCCCCGCTCTACGGCCAGATGGCCGTGGCCCCGGATTGGCTGCTGGGCGCGCTGTTTGGCCTGGGCGGTTTTTGCGGCATGTACCTGGGGGCCAGGGCCCAGCGCTTCGTGCCGGCGGTGTGGATCAAGCTGATGCTGACGGGTTTGTTGCTCTATGTCGCCACGCGCTACATCGTGGGCTATTTTCTGTGA
- the tsaA gene encoding tRNA (N6-threonylcarbamoyladenosine(37)-N6)-methyltransferase TrmO: MNLEPVSYAPIGVARSPHADAAGAPIQPSGARGQAGHIILRPELAEGLRDLEGFSHLIVIYHCHQSGPARLLVTPFLDEAAHGVFATRAPARPNAIGLSVVRLAGVRDNVIDILDVDLLDGTPILDVKPLVPAFDLPQGPVRVGWLATRASQADQARADERFSG; the protein is encoded by the coding sequence ATGAACCTCGAACCGGTAAGCTACGCGCCCATTGGCGTGGCCCGCTCGCCCCACGCCGACGCCGCCGGCGCGCCCATCCAACCCAGCGGCGCGCGGGGCCAGGCCGGCCATATCATTCTGCGGCCCGAGTTGGCCGAGGGCCTGCGCGATCTGGAGGGCTTTTCGCACCTGATCGTCATCTATCACTGCCACCAAAGCGGCCCGGCCCGGCTGTTGGTCACCCCCTTTCTGGATGAGGCGGCCCACGGCGTCTTCGCCACCCGGGCCCCGGCCCGGCCCAACGCCATCGGGCTTTCGGTGGTGCGCCTGGCCGGCGTTCGCGATAACGTGATCGACATCCTCGACGTGGATCTCTTGGACGGCACGCCCATCCTGGACGTCAAGCCCCTGGTGCCGGCCTTTGACCTGCCCCAAGGCCCCGTGCGCGTGGGCTGGTTGGCCACGCGGGCCAGCCAGGCCGACCAGGCCCGGGCCGACGAGCGCTTTAGCGGCTAG
- a CDS encoding transporter substrate-binding domain-containing protein, with translation MLTLTSLLAAALLIAAWRPAAALADQTSIMVSGDEAYPPYEFNDEQGLPSGFNVEVMSAAARVMGLRASIRLGPWGPVRAQLERGQIDALCGMYYSPARAEKVLFSRPHLVVSFAVFTRHGSDISSLDDARGRTIIVQQGDYADDYVSAAKLGGRVIRVDSPAKALRALVAGQGDCALVARLQGLYLARRLGLGNIAPVGPPVLPRQYCFAVKKGDERLLAALNEGLGVIRASGQYDQIYDKWFGALEEESVWEHMLGHLHWILGPAALIFLLAMAWAWSLRRKVAQRTGELRGELVARRRAEADLQQSQESLRALVDSSSDAILSLDPARHILRCNPAFLRMFGYAEAEALGKSTRILHLSHENFERLGREAYAVIGASGHWLGEVVLQTKDGRELPVELALSAIRDPDGRTTGHVAIIRDISQRRQAEQEKARLEDQLRHAQKMEAIGTLAGGIAHDFNNILGAIMGYAELSLLDAQEGKTSPEKLRNILTSSKRARDLVRQILTFSRKLTPDMRPLRPREVILHALELLRPAIPRMVEIRCRLADDLPLIAGDVTQLEQVLINLASNASDAMPDGGVLTIKAAARQLSPQEAAELALRPGLHVVIAVSDTGHGMDKQTMEQIFDPFFTTKEVGKGTGLGLATAFGVIKAHAGAITCQSEPGRGTVFTLYLPAAEPSR, from the coding sequence ATGCTGACTCTGACCAGCCTGCTGGCGGCGGCGCTTTTGATCGCCGCGTGGCGGCCGGCCGCGGCCCTGGCCGATCAGACGTCGATCATGGTCAGCGGCGACGAAGCCTACCCGCCCTACGAATTCAACGACGAGCAAGGCCTGCCCAGCGGCTTCAACGTCGAGGTCATGAGCGCGGCTGCCCGGGTGATGGGCCTGCGCGCCTCCATCCGCCTGGGCCCGTGGGGCCCGGTGCGCGCCCAACTGGAGCGGGGCCAGATCGACGCCCTGTGCGGCATGTATTATTCGCCGGCCCGGGCCGAAAAGGTCTTGTTCTCCAGGCCGCACCTGGTGGTCTCTTTCGCCGTGTTCACGCGCCACGGCTCCGACATCTCTTCCCTCGACGACGCCCGCGGCCGGACGATCATCGTCCAGCAGGGCGACTACGCCGACGACTACGTCAGCGCGGCCAAGCTCGGCGGGCGCGTCATCCGCGTGGACAGCCCGGCCAAGGCCCTGCGCGCCCTGGTCGCCGGCCAGGGCGACTGCGCGCTCGTGGCGCGCCTGCAGGGGCTTTATCTGGCCCGGCGGCTGGGGCTGGGCAACATCGCGCCCGTGGGCCCGCCGGTGCTGCCCCGCCAATACTGCTTCGCCGTGAAAAAAGGCGACGAGCGGCTCTTGGCCGCGCTCAACGAAGGCCTGGGCGTGATCCGCGCCAGCGGCCAATACGATCAGATCTACGACAAGTGGTTTGGCGCGCTGGAGGAAGAAAGCGTCTGGGAGCACATGCTGGGGCACCTTCACTGGATTCTCGGTCCGGCGGCGCTGATCTTTTTGCTGGCCATGGCCTGGGCTTGGTCGCTGAGGCGCAAGGTGGCCCAGCGCACTGGCGAACTGCGTGGTGAACTGGTCGCCCGCCGCAGGGCCGAGGCCGATCTGCAACAGAGCCAGGAGAGCCTGCGGGCCCTGGTCGACAGCTCCAGCGACGCCATCCTCAGCCTGGATCCGGCCCGTCATATCCTGCGCTGCAATCCGGCGTTTCTGCGCATGTTCGGCTATGCCGAAGCCGAGGCCCTGGGCAAAAGCACTCGCATCCTGCACCTCAGCCACGAAAACTTCGAGCGCCTGGGCCGCGAGGCCTACGCGGTGATCGGGGCCAGCGGACACTGGCTGGGCGAGGTCGTCTTGCAAACCAAGGACGGCCGCGAGTTGCCCGTGGAGCTGGCCCTTTCGGCCATCCGCGACCCCGACGGCCGCACCACCGGCCACGTGGCCATCATCCGCGACATCAGCCAGCGCCGCCAGGCCGAGCAGGAAAAGGCCCGCCTGGAAGACCAACTGCGCCACGCCCAGAAGATGGAGGCCATCGGCACCCTGGCCGGCGGCATCGCCCACGATTTCAACAACATCCTTGGGGCGATCATGGGCTACGCCGAGCTTTCGCTGCTCGACGCCCAGGAGGGCAAGACCAGCCCCGAAAAGCTGCGCAACATCCTCACATCGTCCAAGCGGGCCCGCGACCTGGTGCGCCAGATCCTCACCTTCAGCCGCAAGCTCACACCGGACATGCGGCCCCTGCGCCCCCGCGAGGTCATCCTCCACGCCCTGGAGCTGTTGCGCCCGGCGATCCCGCGCATGGTCGAGATTCGCTGTCGCCTGGCCGACGACCTGCCCCTGATCGCCGGCGACGTCACCCAGCTCGAACAGGTGCTGATCAACCTGGCCTCCAACGCCAGCGACGCCATGCCCGACGGCGGCGTGTTGACCATCAAGGCCGCCGCCCGCCAACTGAGCCCCCAGGAGGCGGCCGAGCTGGCCTTGCGGCCGGGGCTCCACGTGGTCATCGCCGTGTCCGACACCGGCCACGGCATGGACAAGCAGACCATGGAGCAGATCTTCGACCCGTTTTTCACCACCAAGGAAGTGGGCAAGGGCACCGGCCTGGGCCTGGCCACGGCCTTTGGCGTGATCAAGGCCCATGCCGGGGCCATCACCTGCCAGAGCGAGCCCGGCCGGGGCACGGTCTTTACGCTCTATTTGCCGGCGGCCGAGCCTAGCCGCTAA
- a CDS encoding DUF4412 domain-containing protein, whose amino-acid sequence MKIKRLIIALALLMLPTSALAGWVFTEQADDDGEQEKIFIQAGKLAVGQSENAIQTVFDTKSGQLLLINHQSKTYWQGTPQEMKSGMSSAMDAAIAQQTKDMPPEQAAQYKAMMQAMKEQMTNKPAGQAPRPKVGVAKEGDGGKVAGYDTVKYAISQDGQVVAWYWVAPNLDLSDEFDMANMLEMMDGFNPEPDYSTDPALIAVFEKGYPLKVVELDQGQENVIEQKAAVEEKNLPAALFQAPAGYKRSDLAGVAGDGQ is encoded by the coding sequence ATGAAAATAAAAAGGCTGATTATCGCTCTGGCCCTGCTCATGTTGCCCACCAGCGCCCTGGCCGGCTGGGTCTTCACCGAGCAGGCCGACGACGACGGCGAGCAGGAAAAAATCTTCATCCAGGCCGGCAAGCTGGCCGTGGGCCAGTCCGAAAACGCCATCCAGACCGTTTTCGACACCAAAAGCGGCCAGCTTCTGCTGATCAATCACCAGAGCAAGACCTATTGGCAGGGCACGCCCCAAGAGATGAAAAGCGGCATGTCCTCGGCCATGGACGCGGCCATCGCCCAGCAGACCAAGGACATGCCGCCCGAGCAGGCGGCCCAGTACAAGGCCATGATGCAGGCCATGAAAGAGCAGATGACCAACAAGCCGGCCGGCCAGGCCCCCCGGCCCAAGGTCGGCGTGGCCAAGGAGGGCGACGGCGGCAAGGTGGCCGGCTACGACACGGTCAAGTACGCCATCTCGCAGGATGGCCAGGTGGTGGCCTGGTATTGGGTGGCCCCCAATCTGGACCTCAGCGACGAGTTCGACATGGCCAACATGCTCGAGATGATGGACGGCTTCAACCCCGAGCCCGATTATTCCACCGACCCGGCCCTGATCGCGGTGTTCGAAAAGGGCTATCCGCTCAAGGTGGTGGAGCTGGACCAGGGCCAGGAGAACGTCATCGAGCAGAAGGCGGCCGTGGAAGAAAAGAATCTGCCCGCCGCGCTCTTCCAGGCGCCGGCCGGCTACAAGCGCAGCGACTTGGCCGGCGTGGCCGGCGACGGCCAGTAG
- a CDS encoding OmpA family protein, with protein sequence MFPIRRSCLALIIALGMGAALAQAATAPPSADLAGASDSPLLKRYEGSIIISSDKRAFDELALPLGPLECPDPKARDAKNNRVFQPKIVSDLEGAYTRLVYLNPPGRSSLEVLRNYQDEVAAKGGEILYQCKGEACGGDPARGAAGGGGEQSLMMKLVAPERVTDDYFSPGGCALQSRIRDQRYFAARIPADGGDAYLALMTWVSTSSGSCRAFNDRAFTLAVLIEPKAREQKMVTVKAAEMASNLDSQGRIALYGVHFDFDKAVVKPESRPTLQEIAALLAADPALEILVVGHTDNQGGFAYNVELSQRRAQAVVKALTGDFGVAPGRLTPFGAGMAAPTASNDSEEGRAKNRRVELVKR encoded by the coding sequence ATGTTTCCGATACGCCGTTCGTGCCTGGCCCTGATCATCGCCCTCGGCATGGGGGCCGCTCTGGCCCAGGCCGCCACCGCCCCGCCCAGCGCCGACTTGGCGGGCGCTTCCGACAGCCCCCTGCTCAAACGCTACGAAGGCTCCATCATCATCTCCAGCGACAAACGGGCCTTCGATGAGCTGGCCCTGCCGCTGGGCCCGCTGGAATGCCCCGACCCCAAGGCCCGCGACGCCAAGAACAACCGCGTCTTCCAGCCAAAAATCGTCAGCGACCTGGAGGGCGCCTACACCCGCCTGGTCTACCTCAACCCGCCGGGGCGCTCCAGCCTGGAGGTGTTGCGTAATTATCAAGACGAAGTGGCGGCCAAGGGCGGCGAGATCCTCTACCAATGCAAGGGCGAGGCCTGCGGCGGCGACCCGGCGCGCGGCGCCGCCGGCGGCGGCGGCGAGCAAAGCCTGATGATGAAGCTGGTGGCCCCCGAACGGGTCACCGACGACTATTTTTCGCCCGGCGGCTGCGCCCTGCAATCGCGCATCCGCGATCAACGCTATTTCGCCGCGCGCATCCCCGCCGACGGCGGCGACGCCTATCTGGCGCTCATGACCTGGGTCTCGACCAGCAGCGGCTCGTGCCGGGCCTTCAACGACCGCGCCTTCACCCTGGCCGTGCTGATCGAACCCAAGGCCCGCGAACAAAAGATGGTCACGGTCAAGGCCGCGGAAATGGCCTCCAACCTGGACAGCCAGGGCCGCATCGCCCTCTACGGCGTCCATTTCGATTTCGACAAGGCCGTGGTCAAGCCAGAGTCCCGGCCCACGCTGCAAGAAATAGCCGCCCTGCTCGCCGCCGACCCCGCCCTCGAAATCCTGGTGGTGGGCCACACCGACAACCAGGGCGGATTCGCCTACAACGTGGAGCTGAGCCAGCGGCGGGCCCAGGCGGTGGTCAAGGCCCTGACGGGCGATTTCGGCGTGGCCCCGGGCCGCCTGACGCCCTTCGGGGCCGGCATGGCCGCGCCCACGGCCAGCAACGACAGCGAGGAGGGCAGGGCCAAAAACCGTCGCGTCGAGCTGGTCAAGCGCTGA
- a CDS encoding Rossmann-like domain-containing protein, with amino-acid sequence MNDSTIQALRGELTSLAQRRGLLAEQVAVRIKPLSVKQAIGTPERDDFPLQKGKERIIEASFKGGVGQAFTDAFRDFESDVAGLLALDLTDPFNAAAFVAAANAIAAHLGLARQTIHCRDKEPTLCAPKLVEYLRRRHPGARRVTLVGLQPAMAAALAPHYELAILDMDPDNIGRTVAGATVGHGGRDLERLAAWADVLAATGSTLANNSIEAVRAAAGPRPVIFFGVTIAGAAELLGLERFCPLGH; translated from the coding sequence ATGAACGACAGCACCATCCAGGCCCTGCGGGGCGAACTGACCAGCCTGGCCCAACGGCGCGGCCTGCTGGCCGAGCAGGTGGCCGTGCGCATCAAGCCCCTGAGCGTCAAACAGGCCATCGGCACGCCCGAGCGCGATGACTTCCCCCTGCAAAAAGGCAAGGAGCGCATCATCGAGGCCAGCTTCAAGGGCGGCGTGGGCCAGGCCTTCACCGACGCCTTCAGGGATTTCGAAAGCGACGTGGCCGGCCTGCTGGCCCTGGACCTGACCGACCCCTTCAACGCCGCCGCCTTCGTGGCCGCCGCCAACGCCATCGCCGCCCATCTGGGCCTGGCCCGCCAAACCATCCACTGCCGCGACAAGGAGCCCACCCTCTGCGCGCCCAAGCTGGTGGAGTATCTGCGCCGGCGTCACCCCGGCGCCCGCCGCGTGACCCTGGTCGGCCTGCAACCGGCCATGGCCGCGGCCCTGGCCCCCCACTACGAGCTGGCCATATTGGACATGGACCCCGACAACATCGGCCGCACGGTGGCCGGCGCGACGGTCGGCCACGGCGGCCGCGACCTGGAGCGCCTGGCGGCCTGGGCCGACGTGCTGGCCGCCACCGGCTCGACCCTGGCCAACAACAGCATCGAGGCCGTCCGCGCCGCCGCCGGCCCCCGGCCGGTGATTTTCTTTGGCGTGACCATCGCCGGGGCGGCGGAGCTACTTGGCCTGGAGCGCTTCTGCCCGCTGGGCCACTGA
- a CDS encoding ABC transporter ATP-binding protein, translating into MTALLAAENLGHAYGRRVALGDVSLGVAPGQVLSILGPNGGGKTTLLKLLLGLARPQSGRVLLDGQDMAGLSAKNVARRLAYVPQNHRPAFAYAVLEVVLMGRLPHKPFWFRFGKADEALALAALERLGIGHLARRPYTDLSGGERQLTLIARALAQDAAVLILDEPASGLDYGAQLRLLERLRALADEGRAIVQSTHFPDHALWIGGRAALLRRGRIIAEGPADQVINEKNLQRLYDCPIGVESLPGGGRICAPRNLGRPAPAEDSAPISAISAGRDKRQ; encoded by the coding sequence ATGACGGCGCTACTGGCGGCCGAAAACCTGGGCCACGCTTATGGCCGGCGGGTGGCGCTGGGCGATGTGAGCCTGGGCGTCGCGCCGGGCCAGGTGCTGTCGATTTTGGGGCCCAACGGCGGCGGCAAGACGACGCTTTTGAAGCTGCTGCTGGGCCTGGCGCGGCCCCAAAGCGGCCGGGTGCTGCTGGATGGCCAGGACATGGCCGGGCTGTCGGCCAAGAACGTCGCCCGCCGCCTGGCCTACGTGCCGCAAAACCACCGCCCGGCCTTTGCCTATGCCGTGCTGGAGGTGGTCTTGATGGGCCGCCTGCCCCACAAGCCCTTTTGGTTCCGCTTCGGCAAGGCCGACGAGGCCCTGGCCCTGGCCGCCCTGGAGCGTCTGGGCATCGGCCATCTGGCCCGGCGGCCCTACACCGACCTCAGCGGCGGCGAGCGCCAACTGACGCTCATCGCCCGGGCCCTGGCCCAGGACGCGGCCGTGCTGATCCTCGACGAACCAGCCAGCGGCCTGGACTACGGCGCGCAACTGCGTCTGCTGGAGCGCCTGCGCGCCCTGGCCGACGAGGGCCGGGCCATCGTGCAGTCGACCCACTTTCCCGATCACGCCCTGTGGATCGGCGGCCGGGCGGCCTTGTTGCGGCGCGGGCGGATCATCGCCGAAGGGCCGGCGGACCAGGTCATCAATGAAAAAAACCTGCAAAGGCTCTATGATTGCCCCATCGGCGTGGAAAGCCTGCCCGGCGGCGGCAGGATTTGCGCGCCGCGCAACCTGGGCCGGCCCGCCCCGGCGGAAGATTCGGCCCCCATCAGCGCGATAAGCGCCGGAAGGGACAAGCGCCAATGA
- a CDS encoding FecCD family ABC transporter permease, with translation MKNALTPTLLALGLAALMALSLALGRYPVAPADLARLAASLLGGDGGAADPGLTTVYNVVINIRLPRVLAAVLIGAALAASGAAFQAMFVNPLVSPDLLGVLAGASFGAALGMTLGQSWPVVQLCAVGCGLLAVAAAVGLAALYRGERLLMLILGGVVSSAMFTALLTLVKYVADPYDQLPAIVHWLMGGLTLADGPTVWAMAGPLAAAVLLLALLAGRLNVLSMGDEEARALGVNVGRLRLLLIVAATVAGALTVALAGVIGWVGLVIPHIARMVVGPDNRRLMPAAILMGGAYLLLVDDLARLLLATETPLGILTALVGIPFFAAALGQARRGWQ, from the coding sequence ATGAAGAACGCCCTGACGCCGACGCTGTTGGCCCTGGGCCTGGCCGCGCTGATGGCCCTGTCGCTGGCCCTGGGCCGCTATCCCGTGGCGCCGGCCGACCTGGCCCGGCTGGCGGCCAGCCTGTTGGGCGGCGACGGCGGGGCCGCCGATCCTGGCCTGACCACGGTTTACAACGTCGTCATCAACATCCGCCTGCCCCGGGTGCTGGCGGCGGTGTTGATCGGCGCGGCGCTGGCGGCCTCGGGCGCGGCCTTTCAGGCGATGTTCGTCAACCCCCTGGTTTCGCCGGACCTACTGGGCGTGTTGGCCGGGGCCTCGTTTGGCGCGGCGCTGGGCATGACGCTGGGCCAGAGCTGGCCGGTGGTGCAGCTTTGCGCGGTGGGCTGCGGGCTGCTGGCGGTGGCGGCGGCGGTGGGCCTGGCCGCGCTATACCGGGGCGAGCGGCTGCTGATGCTGATTCTGGGCGGGGTGGTCAGCAGCGCCATGTTCACGGCGCTGTTGACGCTGGTCAAGTACGTGGCCGACCCCTACGATCAACTGCCGGCCATTGTCCACTGGCTGATGGGCGGGCTGACGTTGGCCGACGGCCCCACGGTCTGGGCCATGGCCGGGCCGCTGGCGGCGGCGGTGCTGCTGCTGGCGCTGCTGGCCGGCCGGCTGAACGTGCTGAGCATGGGCGACGAGGAGGCCCGGGCCCTGGGCGTCAACGTGGGCCGCTTGCGGCTGCTGCTAATCGTGGCGGCCACGGTGGCCGGAGCGCTGACCGTGGCCCTGGCCGGGGTCATCGGCTGGGTGGGGCTGGTGATCCCCCACATCGCCCGCATGGTGGTGGGGCCCGACAACCGACGGTTGATGCCGGCGGCGATCCTCATGGGCGGGGCCTATCTGCTTTTGGTCGACGACCTGGCCCGGCTGCTTTTGGCCACCGAGACGCCCCTGGGCATTCTCACGGCGCTGGTGGGCATTCCGTTTTTCGCGGCGGCCCTGGGCCAGGCCAGGCGGGGCTGGCAATGA
- a CDS encoding ABC transporter substrate-binding protein gives MARATRLIVILALAALLWPAAGPAQARLITDMAGRQVDVPAVVSKVYATAPPAAYMVLALSPKLLVGLNAPPPESARGYLSPRLWDLPVLGGWFGQGRGANLESLLAARPDVVLAFGWRNQPAQWKIEQTLAPLGLPVLRVELGGLADFPRFFLFLGELCNQPERGRALAAHAQGVLDDMARLRAAVPPPKRPRVYYAEGPRGLHTECDQSFHAELIELCGGQNVRKCRAGGIYGMESVSMEQVLAYDPQVILSHEPLFLGQELKQGLWRGLPAVREGRAYAIPTRPLNWFDRPPSFMRLLGAHWLAHKLHPQLYPVDMAAKTMEFFRLFLGVELSRQAAEELLGP, from the coding sequence ATGGCCCGCGCAACACGTTTGATCGTCATCCTGGCCCTGGCGGCCCTGCTCTGGCCGGCGGCCGGCCCGGCCCAGGCCCGGCTGATCACCGACATGGCCGGCCGCCAGGTGGATGTGCCGGCGGTGGTGAGCAAGGTCTACGCAACCGCGCCGCCGGCGGCCTACATGGTCCTGGCCCTGTCGCCAAAGCTGCTGGTGGGCCTCAACGCGCCGCCGCCCGAGAGCGCCCGGGGCTATCTGAGCCCGCGCCTGTGGGATCTGCCCGTGCTGGGCGGCTGGTTTGGCCAGGGCCGGGGGGCCAATCTGGAAAGCCTGCTGGCGGCGCGGCCCGACGTGGTGCTGGCCTTTGGCTGGCGCAATCAGCCCGCCCAGTGGAAGATCGAACAGACTCTGGCCCCGCTGGGCCTGCCGGTGCTGCGGGTGGAGTTGGGCGGTCTGGCCGATTTTCCACGCTTTTTTTTGTTTTTGGGCGAACTGTGCAATCAACCGGAGCGCGGCCGGGCCCTGGCCGCCCACGCCCAGGGCGTCCTTGACGACATGGCCCGCCTGCGCGCCGCCGTGCCGCCGCCAAAGCGCCCCCGCGTCTATTACGCCGAGGGACCGCGCGGCCTGCACACCGAGTGCGATCAATCCTTTCACGCCGAGCTGATCGAGCTTTGCGGCGGGCAGAACGTGCGCAAATGTCGGGCCGGCGGCATCTATGGCATGGAGAGCGTGTCCATGGAGCAGGTGCTGGCTTATGATCCGCAGGTGATCCTCAGCCACGAGCCGCTGTTTTTGGGCCAGGAGCTCAAGCAGGGGCTCTGGCGCGGGCTGCCGGCCGTGCGGGAAGGCCGGGCGTACGCCATCCCCACCCGGCCGCTGAACTGGTTTGACCGGCCGCCCAGCTTCATGCGCCTGCTGGGGGCCCACTGGCTGGCCCACAAGCTGCACCCCCAGCTATACCCGGTGGACATGGCGGCCAAGACGATGGAGTTTTTCCGGCTGTTTTTGGGCGTGGAGCTGAGCCGCCAGGCCGCCGAGGAGCTGCTGGGCCCATGA